From Microbacterium invictum, the proteins below share one genomic window:
- a CDS encoding sugar nucleotide-binding protein yields the protein MTVEFSKPLGAADTGIPGLVIWDLPVHGDSRGWFKENWQREKMTALGLPDFGPVQNNISFNDAVGTTRGIHAEPWDKWVSVATGRIFGAWVDLREGPTFGAVFTAEIDPSRAIFVPRGVGNSYQTLAPDTAYTYLVNDHWSPDASYSFLNLADETAAIDWPIPLDQVEISAKDLAHPRLADVTPVPPRKTLVVGAGGQLGKALRAEYAGVSSIEFATRADLDLTGADLASARRWRDYGTIINAAAYTAVDTAETAAGRTDAWAANVTAVAALARIATENGITLVHVSSDYVFDGSADRPYTEDAPVCPLGVYGQTKAAGDAIVATVPRHYIVRTSWVIGEGHNFVRTMASLAERGIDPKVVDDQIGRLTFTDELARGIHHLLDSDARHGTYNLTGGGEPESWAAIARRVFSLTGHDPARVTGVSTDEYFASATGPVAPRPRNSDLALGKLEATGFSPRAFADSLAGYLA from the coding sequence GTGACCGTGGAGTTCTCGAAACCGCTCGGGGCGGCCGACACCGGCATCCCGGGGCTCGTCATCTGGGACCTGCCGGTGCACGGCGACAGCCGCGGCTGGTTCAAGGAGAACTGGCAGCGCGAGAAGATGACCGCGCTGGGCCTGCCCGACTTCGGGCCGGTGCAGAACAACATCTCGTTCAACGACGCCGTCGGCACCACTCGTGGCATCCACGCCGAGCCGTGGGACAAGTGGGTGTCGGTCGCCACCGGCCGCATCTTCGGCGCGTGGGTCGACCTGCGCGAGGGCCCCACGTTCGGTGCCGTCTTCACTGCCGAGATCGACCCGTCGCGGGCGATCTTCGTGCCCCGCGGGGTGGGCAACTCCTACCAGACGCTCGCGCCCGACACTGCGTACACCTACCTCGTCAACGACCACTGGTCGCCCGACGCGTCGTACTCGTTCCTGAATCTCGCCGATGAGACCGCCGCCATCGACTGGCCGATTCCGCTCGACCAGGTCGAGATCTCGGCGAAGGACCTCGCTCATCCGCGACTGGCCGACGTGACTCCCGTGCCGCCCCGGAAGACCCTCGTCGTCGGCGCCGGCGGACAACTCGGCAAGGCCTTGCGCGCCGAGTACGCCGGCGTGTCGTCGATCGAGTTCGCCACGCGTGCCGATCTCGACCTGACCGGCGCCGATCTGGCATCCGCGCGCCGCTGGCGCGACTACGGCACCATCATCAACGCCGCCGCGTACACCGCGGTCGACACTGCTGAGACCGCGGCCGGCCGAACGGATGCCTGGGCCGCCAACGTCACTGCGGTGGCGGCGCTCGCGCGCATCGCCACCGAGAACGGCATCACGCTCGTCCACGTCTCGAGCGACTACGTGTTCGACGGCTCCGCCGACCGGCCGTACACCGAGGACGCGCCCGTGTGCCCCCTCGGCGTCTACGGGCAGACGAAGGCCGCGGGCGACGCGATCGTGGCCACCGTGCCCCGTCACTACATCGTGCGCACCTCGTGGGTCATCGGCGAAGGGCACAACTTCGTGCGGACGATGGCGTCGCTGGCCGAGCGCGGCATCGACCCGAAGGTGGTCGACGATCAGATCGGGCGGCTCACCTTCACCGATGAGCTCGCACGCGGCATCCATCACCTTCTCGACTCGGATGCGCGGCACGGCACGTACAACCTGACCGGTGGCGGCGAACCCGAGTCGTGGGCTGCGATCGCGCGGCGAGTGTTCTCGCTGACCGGTCACGACCCGGCACGGGTGACCGGCGTCTCCACCGACGAGTACTTCGCGTCGGCGACGGGACCGGTGGCCCCGCGGCCCCGCAACAGCGACCTGGCGCTCGGAAAGCTGGAGGCGACAGGATTCTCGCCCCGAGCGTTCGCGGACTCGCTGGCCGGCTACCTGGCCTGA
- a CDS encoding DUF4126 family protein has protein sequence MTRATSIRRRARAVDAGARDPRGLTLRAAGLGLAGGMRAMAPAAMLALSHADAPPSALWARWPVLRSAWGRRILVLVGAGELVADKLPGTPSRLEPPALIGRVVIVTFGAAAIGSEYGGKGRTVWAAVVGAAAALAGNVLFARARAQGVAQTRLPDTAVAAIEDAACVGILTAVARTRPPG, from the coding sequence GTGACCCGGGCCACATCGATTCGTCGCCGTGCCAGGGCTGTGGATGCCGGTGCCCGCGATCCGCGAGGTCTGACGCTGCGCGCTGCGGGGCTGGGGCTCGCCGGCGGGATGCGTGCGATGGCACCGGCGGCGATGCTCGCCCTCTCGCATGCCGACGCGCCGCCGAGCGCGTTGTGGGCGCGATGGCCGGTGCTGCGCAGCGCGTGGGGACGGCGAATCCTCGTGCTGGTCGGAGCCGGTGAGCTGGTCGCCGACAAGCTGCCCGGCACACCGTCGCGGCTGGAGCCGCCCGCCCTCATCGGCCGTGTGGTCATCGTGACGTTCGGGGCCGCGGCGATCGGCTCGGAGTATGGCGGCAAGGGGCGCACGGTGTGGGCGGCCGTCGTCGGCGCAGCGGCCGCGCTGGCGGGAAACGTGCTGTTCGCGCGCGCCCGCGCTCAGGGTGTCGCCCAGACGAGACTCCCCGACACGGCCGTGGCGGCGATCGAGGATGCCGCGTGCGTCGGCATCCTCACCGCCGTCGCGCGCACTCGCCCGCCCGGGTAG
- a CDS encoding cell wall-binding repeat-containing protein, with amino-acid sequence MSRRALRRLGVVAATIALVSASVQIAATPASAAPLSQCTSMTLEQVQTRILTETNAARSKAGKAALTLNSQMNTVAVNWSAKQASANKMSHNPSYSKQIPSGWSGAAENVAMGYAPTKVTTGWLNSAGHRANILGSYTHIGIGVGCASNGYPYYTQVFGAYKKAPANPNVSRVAGADRYSTAAAISNTTFKTNVPVAYLASGATFPDALSGASSAGVVGGPVLLTSPTGLSASAKTELSRLKPKRIVVLGGPGAVSNTVMRAAAAYTSGQVNRAAGDDRYETSAAISAATFDPGVPVAYLSNGQTFPDALAGAAAAGHIGGPVLLSTKTGIPASVADELRRLKPQKIVVLGGPGAVTDSVVSAARAFTTGGASRLAGADRYATAAAVSKATFGAGVRVAYIANGSTFPDALSGAAAAGVVGGPVLLTADSSLPGSVASELARLKPAKIVVLGGPGAVSETVVAQAARYATG; translated from the coding sequence ATGTCTCGTCGTGCCCTGCGACGCCTCGGCGTCGTCGCGGCGACGATCGCCCTGGTCAGTGCATCAGTGCAGATCGCCGCCACCCCGGCATCCGCTGCCCCCCTTTCACAGTGCACCTCGATGACGCTCGAGCAGGTGCAGACTCGCATTCTGACCGAGACGAACGCCGCGCGCAGCAAGGCGGGCAAGGCGGCGCTCACGCTCAACAGTCAGATGAACACCGTCGCGGTGAACTGGTCCGCCAAGCAGGCCTCGGCGAACAAGATGAGCCACAATCCGAGTTACTCGAAGCAGATTCCGAGCGGTTGGAGCGGTGCCGCCGAGAACGTGGCCATGGGCTACGCGCCCACGAAGGTGACGACCGGATGGCTCAACAGTGCCGGCCACCGCGCGAACATCCTCGGGTCGTACACGCACATCGGCATCGGCGTGGGCTGCGCGTCGAACGGCTATCCGTATTACACGCAGGTGTTCGGTGCGTACAAGAAGGCGCCCGCGAACCCCAACGTGTCACGCGTCGCCGGCGCCGATCGGTACTCGACCGCGGCCGCGATCTCGAACACCACGTTCAAGACGAACGTGCCGGTCGCGTACCTGGCGAGCGGTGCCACCTTCCCCGACGCACTGTCGGGCGCGTCGTCGGCCGGCGTCGTCGGGGGGCCGGTGCTGCTCACCTCGCCGACCGGGCTGTCGGCGTCAGCCAAGACCGAGCTGTCGCGGCTGAAGCCGAAGCGGATCGTCGTCCTGGGCGGCCCGGGTGCCGTGTCGAACACGGTGATGCGGGCCGCGGCTGCCTACACGAGCGGGCAGGTGAACCGCGCCGCGGGCGATGACCGGTACGAGACCTCGGCGGCTATCTCGGCGGCCACATTCGATCCTGGTGTGCCGGTGGCGTACCTGTCGAACGGGCAGACGTTCCCCGATGCGCTCGCGGGTGCGGCTGCCGCCGGGCACATCGGCGGGCCGGTGCTGCTGAGCACCAAGACCGGCATTCCCGCTTCGGTGGCCGATGAGCTGCGCCGGCTGAAGCCCCAGAAGATCGTGGTTCTCGGGGGTCCCGGAGCGGTGACCGACAGCGTGGTCTCCGCCGCGCGCGCCTTCACCACCGGCGGGGCGTCGCGCCTCGCCGGCGCCGACCGCTACGCGACCGCCGCAGCCGTCTCGAAGGCGACCTTCGGCGCCGGAGTCCGCGTCGCGTACATCGCCAACGGCTCGACCTTCCCCGATGCGCTGTCGGGCGCCGCTGCGGCCGGGGTCGTAGGCGGGCCGGTGCTGCTGACCGCGGACTCTTCGCTGCCCGGCTCGGTGGCCTCGGAGCTCGCACGGCTCAAGCCCGCGAAGATCGTGGTGCTCGGCGGACCGGGCGCGGTCAGCGAGACCGTCGTCGCGCAGGCCGCGCGCTACGCGACCGGCTGA
- a CDS encoding universal stress protein, whose translation MSNSIVVGISGAPVTERVVDWAIARAAQRHQKIDLVAVVGGAIGAVGEADVMLSAIDATGQLLEREAARISAKGIEVVTHVETGNPVSKLVDASEGAALLVIGSDYRGPGEGPARGAHGIRIAAAAHCPVVVVPDIDLGAERSGVVVGIDGSEVSEPALKFAAAEADRLGEPLIAVSVWTPLVAPRNDLAVYPELYMTNMQQATEEILALAVAGIASDYPDLKVIRKVEQGYPSHVINELAADAKMTVVGTRGRGAFARLLLGSISHEVLGRLAAVTAVVR comes from the coding sequence ATGTCGAACTCGATCGTCGTCGGAATCAGCGGAGCGCCGGTCACCGAGCGCGTCGTGGACTGGGCCATCGCCCGGGCCGCCCAACGCCATCAGAAGATCGACCTGGTCGCGGTCGTCGGGGGAGCGATCGGCGCCGTCGGTGAGGCGGACGTCATGCTCTCGGCCATCGACGCCACCGGGCAGCTGCTCGAGCGCGAGGCCGCTCGAATCTCTGCGAAGGGCATCGAGGTGGTCACCCACGTCGAGACCGGCAACCCGGTGTCCAAGCTCGTCGACGCGTCTGAGGGGGCGGCGCTGCTTGTCATCGGCAGTGACTACCGCGGGCCTGGAGAGGGCCCGGCGCGCGGGGCCCACGGCATCCGGATCGCGGCAGCCGCGCACTGCCCGGTGGTCGTCGTGCCCGACATCGATCTGGGCGCCGAGCGTTCGGGCGTGGTAGTCGGCATCGACGGGTCGGAGGTCTCTGAGCCCGCGCTGAAGTTCGCCGCCGCCGAGGCCGACCGGCTGGGCGAGCCGCTGATCGCCGTGTCGGTGTGGACGCCGCTGGTCGCCCCGCGCAACGATTTGGCCGTGTACCCCGAGCTGTACATGACGAATATGCAGCAGGCGACCGAAGAGATCCTGGCGCTCGCCGTGGCCGGCATCGCCAGCGACTACCCGGATCTGAAGGTGATCCGCAAGGTCGAGCAGGGCTACCCGTCGCACGTGATCAATGAGCTCGCCGCCGACGCCAAGATGACCGTGGTCGGCACGCGCGGCCGCGGCGCGTTCGCCCGGCTGCTGCTGGGATCGATCAGCCACGAGGTGCTCGGGCGGCTGGCCGCGGTCACCGCCGTCGTCCGCTGA